Within the Deinococcus detaillensis genome, the region TTTGGTGTCGGTCGGCCACTTCTTTCGCTGTTTTCCCATAATTTCCCTCCAGTGTGCCCTACCCTCGCAAGTGGGCGGACGTTTTTGGAAGGATTTCTTGGAGCATTACCACCCAGCAGATAAACCAGTGGCTTGGCTAGGGGGTTTCAGCGTCCGCCGAATCCCCCAGCGGTGATGCCCTGGATAAAGGACTTGTTGCCGACGGCGAACACCACGAAGATGGGCAAAATTGCCAGCACGCTGCCAGTCATCAGCAGCGCCCAGTCGGTGTTGTACTGCCCACGCAGACCCGCCAAGCCCACCGTCAGTGTCTGCATCTCCGGTCTGGTGGTGGTGATCAGCGGCCACAGAAAATTGTTCCACTGCGCGATGAAGGTGAAAATCCCCAGTGCACCCAGCGCGGGCCGCGCCAGCGGCAGCATGATGCGCCAGAACACCTGCGCGTAACTCGCGCCGTCGATGCGGGCGGCCTCCTCCAGCTCTCTGGGGATGGTCAGAAACGCCTGACGCAGTAGAAATGTGCCGAAGCTGCTGAAAGCAAATGGCAAGATCAGCGCGGCGTACGTGTCAATCCAACCGAGTTGCCTTACCAGGATGAAATTGGGAATCAGCGTGACCTGCGAGGGAATCATCAGGGCACTGAGGTACAGCAAGAACAGCAGTTCACGCCCCCGGAAGTGCAGGCGGGCAAAAGCGTAGGCGGCCATACTGCACACCAGCAGTTGCAAAGCCGTGACGGCCAGCGACACAAACAAGCTGTTGAGCATCAACCGCCCGAATGGAATCAGGCTGAAGATGCGGGTGTAGTTTTGCCACTGCGCCTCGGCAGGCAGTAGCGCGGGCGGGTATTTGAAGATTTCGGTGGGAGCTTTAAGACTGCTGGAGATCATCCAGATAAACGGTGCGGACATGCTGAGTGCTCCCAGCAGCAGGACACCGAAAATGACCCAGTTGAGCGTAGGGTTCCGGCTGCGCCGTCCGCTCACTTGAAGCTGAGCCTGAGGTGGTTGTGTGGTCTCTACCGTCACCAGACGCCCCCTTCTCCCCAAATAAAACGGGTCTGCTTCTCTATCCAAGCCTTAATCATAATGAACCCACCGATGTTGCAAGCGGTACTGCACCAGCGTAAAGGCCAAGATAATAGCGAACAAGATCATGGCGGCGGCGCTGGCGTAGCCCATGCGGTAAAACTGGAAGGCGTTCTGATAAACGTAATAGACGATGGTATTGGTGGCGTTTGCGGGGCCGCCCTGGGTCATCACGAAGGCCAGGTCGAATACCTGAAACGAGCCGATCAAGCTGACGATGGCGACGAAAAAGGTGGTGGGTGACAAGAGCGGCAAGGTGATGAAGCGGTGCTTTTTCCAGCCCACCGCGCCGTCGATCTCGCCCGCTTCGTAAGCCTCGCGGGGGATGCCCTGCAAACCCGCCAAGAACAGTACCATCGAGTAGCCCAGCCCCTGCCAGATGGCAACGATAATCAAAGCAGGCAGTGCGTACTTCGACGAATTGAGCCAGCCCGGCAAGTCCTGTACGCCCACGGCACTGAGCAGAGCATTGAGGACGCCGAAGTTGCTGTTAAAGATCCACGACCAGATCAGCGCGACTGCTACCGTGGACGACACCACCGGCAGAAAATAGATGACGCGCAGGGCGTTCTGGCCCCAGACGCCCCGGTTGAGCAGCAGCGCCACGAAAAACGCCAGGATCATCTGTACCGGTACCGTCCAGATCACGTAGAAGAAGGTGTTGCGCATAACCTTGTGAAACAGCTTGTCCTCAAACAGCAGCTGGCGGTAATTGTCCAGCCCGGCCCAGTGCGGCGCGGTAAACAGATCCCAGCTGGAAAACGAAATGCCGAAGGCCGCCAGTACCGGCAGCAGTACGAACACCATGAACAGCAGCAGGCTGGGGGCCAAGAAGAGCCACGCGCTGCGGGTCTCCTCACGGGCCATCCTGCCGCTCATGCGCCGCCGATACCAAAGATATGGGCAGCGTTACGGTAAAAGATCTGCTCCTGATCGTCGGCGCTCAACCCCATGGCGTCAAAAGCGTCTCTCCAGCGCTTGACATCTCCGGCGATGCGGTTGAGATCACTGTCGCTGCCGTAGACCAGTTTGCGCGGCGAGATCTCGCGGCCAATGTAGCCTCCCTCGACGATGTGGTGGTGCACCACGTCTCCGCCGCTGACATCGAAGTACAGCCGGGGCCGCCAGCGGGCGATCGCGCAGGCGGTGCGGTAATCCGGCCATCCCAGATGTGCGCCGATCATGAACAGCTCAGGAAAGTAAAAGGCGATGGTGTCCAGGTAGATCGGCTGCATCCGGGCGCTGGAAAAGCCGTAGGGCCGGGTGCGAATCTGCCGACCAAGCTCCTGAACCAACTTCTCCTCTGCCTCACCTTCGGGCGGCGCTTTCCAGGCGTCTTCCTTGGCCCCCATCAGGTAGTCCACCGGGCCGCCCAGAATCCCGGTGTGAAACAGAATCCGTAGTCCCCGCGCCTGGGCCTGCTCATAGAAGGGGTAGTAGGCTTCATCGTCGTAGTTTTTGGACACGCCGATCACCTTGATGCCGTGAAAGCCGCGTTGATAAAAGTCCTCGACGGTGCTGACCGGGTCGCGGTCTAAGTCGAGTCGGCCCATGGCGATCACCAGATCGGGCCGCTGCTCGAGCGCCCGCGCCAGTGCGTCGTTGCCCCGTCCCGGATTGGCCAGCAACCCGATTTTGACGATGCCCACCTGCTCGCAGACCTCAGCCATCTCTTCTAAAAAGCCGTCCTCCGCGCCGCGCGTCGTCAGGCGATCCCAGTGGCCGTAGTGAACGTGTGCGTCGATAATCTTCAAGGGCAAAACCTCCTGTGGATTAAAGGAATCGGGGCGGTGGCCGGAGAGCGTTCCCCAGTCCACCGCCCCGCTCAGGTTTACTTGAGCATCTTGTTGACGTCGGGCGCGATCTTATCAAGCGCAGCTTTAGCGGTGCTTTCACCGTTCCAGACCGTGTCGAGCGCTGGGTTGAGCATGGTGTTGGTGATCTGGACATAAGCGGCGAAGTTGGGATAGACGCCCTTACGGTCACTCTCGGCCAGAAAAACAGACTTGAATGGCACATCGAAAGCGGCAGCGACGGCTTTGTCGCGGTTCATGGCGGGCACGGCCCCGCCCGCTTTGGCGAAGATGATTTGCCCCTGCTGACCGGCCAAATACTGAAGGAATGTCCAAGCTTCGGCTTTGTGCTGGCTGTTGGCATTCATTGCGAAGCCCGCGCCGCCCACCGTGTTGGCCCGCAGGCCGCTGGGACCGGTGGGCAGCGGAGCCACCGCCCACTTGAACGGCGCAGTCTTGAAAGTGGTCAGGCGGGCGGCGTTGGTCATCACCATCGCCGCCTGACCACTGCTGAACAGTTGGGTGCTGTCGCCAATCTGCGCCATCTCTTGGAACGCTGGAGCCACTTTGTCTTTGTTGATGAGGTCGCCCAGGAACTGAATGGCCTGCACGCCTTTGGGGTCATTGAGCATGAATTTGGTCGGGTTGAAGGGATCGTCGAAGACCTTGCCGCCGTTCTGATACACAAACGTCGGCCACTTGTTGTTCTCCAGGATCACGCCGTAGCGGCTGACCCGGCTGCCACTGCGCTGCGTGAGTTTCAGGGCGGCGGTCCGCAGATCAGCCCACTTCCATTTGTCGGTGGGATAGGCAAGCTTGGCGGCGTCGAAGGCGTCTTTGTTGTAATACAACACCATGGTGTCGTTGTCACGCGGAATGGAAAAGAGGCCGCCTTTATACTTGTGAATCGCCAGAAATTCGGGGTTGTAGTCCGCGATAGGGAATTTGTCCTTAGCGATGTATGAATCCAGGCGCTCCAACTGAGCGCGGCTGGCATAAGTGGGAACGTTGGTGATGAACATCACGTCCGGCCCAGCCTTGGCGGCCAGTTGAGCGTCCAGTTTCGTCCAGTATCCACTCCAAGGGGTCTGCTGGTAGTCCACCTGAATATCGGGATGGGTGGCGTTGAAATTCTTGACGATCTCCAAAAAGGGCGGCGCTTCAGCAGGATCGCCCCAGAACGAGAACACCAGCTTAGTGGCCGCTGAGGCCGATGAGGTCAGCATCAAGGTGGCAAGGAGAGTCAAGGTGGCTTTTTTCATTTGGAACCTCCGGCCCGCAACGGGCGTGAGAACATGAGCGGGCGGCTAAACGCGGTCGGGAGTGCGGTACGCTTTTCAGGCGTGGGCGGACTGGTGTGGTCTTGCACGGTCACTCAACTCCTCGAGCAGATCAGCGCTGGCCCTCGCGGCAGCCATCTGCACGGCCCCCTGCACCACCGCGCTGTCTGGGAACTGCGAAATGCACAACTGCGGCGCGAACGGCAAGCTCTCCTGCAACTGACGCTGAAGACTGGGAAGCTGCGCCAGCAACTTGCTGCCGATCCTGCCGCCGATCACGATCCGGGCAGGATCGAGCGTGAGGGTCAGCACCTGCAGAGCGCTCAGAAGGGCGCTCAGAAAGGGGCGCATGGCCGCGCGCTCCAGCATGGCCGGGGAGCGCCCCGCCAGCAGCGGGACCAGCTGCGTGGCCTGCAAACCCAGCAGACGGGCCAAACCGGTTTCAGACAGCAAC harbors:
- a CDS encoding carbohydrate ABC transporter permease — translated: MTVETTQPPQAQLQVSGRRSRNPTLNWVIFGVLLLGALSMSAPFIWMISSSLKAPTEIFKYPPALLPAEAQWQNYTRIFSLIPFGRLMLNSLFVSLAVTALQLLVCSMAAYAFARLHFRGRELLFLLYLSALMIPSQVTLIPNFILVRQLGWIDTYAALILPFAFSSFGTFLLRQAFLTIPRELEEAARIDGASYAQVFWRIMLPLARPALGALGIFTFIAQWNNFLWPLITTTRPEMQTLTVGLAGLRGQYNTDWALLMTGSVLAILPIFVVFAVGNKSFIQGITAGGFGGR
- a CDS encoding carbohydrate ABC transporter permease, with protein sequence MSGRMAREETRSAWLFLAPSLLLFMVFVLLPVLAAFGISFSSWDLFTAPHWAGLDNYRQLLFEDKLFHKVMRNTFFYVIWTVPVQMILAFFVALLLNRGVWGQNALRVIYFLPVVSSTVAVALIWSWIFNSNFGVLNALLSAVGVQDLPGWLNSSKYALPALIIVAIWQGLGYSMVLFLAGLQGIPREAYEAGEIDGAVGWKKHRFITLPLLSPTTFFVAIVSLIGSFQVFDLAFVMTQGGPANATNTIVYYVYQNAFQFYRMGYASAAAMILFAIILAFTLVQYRLQHRWVHYD
- a CDS encoding amidohydrolase family protein — translated: MKIIDAHVHYGHWDRLTTRGAEDGFLEEMAEVCEQVGIVKIGLLANPGRGNDALARALEQRPDLVIAMGRLDLDRDPVSTVEDFYQRGFHGIKVIGVSKNYDDEAYYPFYEQAQARGLRILFHTGILGGPVDYLMGAKEDAWKAPPEGEAEEKLVQELGRQIRTRPYGFSSARMQPIYLDTIAFYFPELFMIGAHLGWPDYRTACAIARWRPRLYFDVSGGDVVHHHIVEGGYIGREISPRKLVYGSDSDLNRIAGDVKRWRDAFDAMGLSADDQEQIFYRNAAHIFGIGGA
- a CDS encoding ABC transporter substrate-binding protein — translated: MKKATLTLLATLMLTSSASAATKLVFSFWGDPAEAPPFLEIVKNFNATHPDIQVDYQQTPWSGYWTKLDAQLAAKAGPDVMFITNVPTYASRAQLERLDSYIAKDKFPIADYNPEFLAIHKYKGGLFSIPRDNDTMVLYYNKDAFDAAKLAYPTDKWKWADLRTAALKLTQRSGSRVSRYGVILENNKWPTFVYQNGGKVFDDPFNPTKFMLNDPKGVQAIQFLGDLINKDKVAPAFQEMAQIGDSTQLFSSGQAAMVMTNAARLTTFKTAPFKWAVAPLPTGPSGLRANTVGGAGFAMNANSQHKAEAWTFLQYLAGQQGQIIFAKAGGAVPAMNRDKAVAAAFDVPFKSVFLAESDRKGVYPNFAAYVQITNTMLNPALDTVWNGESTAKAALDKIAPDVNKMLK